One Brachyspira pilosicoli P43/6/78 genomic window carries:
- a CDS encoding tetratricopeptide repeat protein, translated as MKKISIMLRLILSFSIISIISILFIFLLYNIYTRGEGKVYDLPVYIFVSLLIYKNFIPFIIALSVYSAFFKGSYLPGLQISRMIAIPIALIVVLTAFFAFYDYFLANKLVYALKEYNTNKDYKHFNQYKLSLKEYEYQRAQQEFDNGNLNEAEKFARNALIYDRNDGNILLLLKDIENKRIELEEIANTDRATYVNNLLSQGSRAFSLSNYNLANRYYTDVLKIDRYNPLAIYYLNKISIIQNNKPLYIGKNFYESLAYGKLADTIELYRKGSFWKAYSSISNLYVNYPNINEIGIYYSLIVDSINRYDFFIDRAHEIRKFFIDDYYSITNTTMLENNGITLMLNNNTMLCALYSIFFGESLYLYDVSIINLDNQLKATNKVIYKYGKITDSFNNPDMKNIILKAKFNDLNNTYDNNNLNENIISINISDSAIKNIKDYAFRVLAYTGLKDIISLKSELPSFGYSNDVIIDILFKKILTPIYYLLLFIIIAYFSFRYNIYIKKDVSFGVVSNLIGIIGTILFVLLYVIAVDYISSHILMLLGINVSIIIMLVFAVVMILALLLQMSRINKYVK; from the coding sequence ATGAAAAAAATTAGTATAATGCTAAGATTGATACTAAGCTTTTCTATTATTAGTATTATTTCAATATTGTTTATATTCTTGCTATATAATATATATACTAGAGGCGAAGGTAAAGTATATGATTTGCCGGTATATATTTTTGTTTCACTTCTTATATACAAAAACTTTATTCCTTTTATTATAGCTTTAAGTGTATATTCTGCATTCTTTAAAGGCTCTTATTTGCCAGGATTACAAATATCTAGAATGATTGCTATACCTATTGCTTTAATAGTTGTATTAACAGCATTCTTTGCTTTTTATGATTATTTCTTGGCTAATAAATTGGTGTATGCGTTAAAAGAATACAATACAAATAAAGATTATAAACATTTCAATCAGTATAAATTATCGCTTAAAGAATATGAATATCAAAGGGCTCAGCAGGAATTTGATAATGGTAATTTGAATGAGGCTGAGAAGTTCGCTAGAAACGCTTTAATATATGATAGAAATGATGGTAATATTTTATTATTATTAAAGGATATTGAAAATAAAAGAATTGAATTGGAAGAGATTGCAAATACTGATAGGGCTACTTATGTAAATAATTTGCTTTCTCAAGGTTCTAGAGCATTTAGTCTTTCAAATTATAATCTTGCTAATAGATATTATACTGATGTGCTTAAAATTGATAGATATAATCCTTTAGCTATTTATTATCTTAATAAAATTAGCATTATACAAAATAATAAGCCTCTATATATTGGTAAAAACTTTTATGAATCATTAGCATACGGCAAGCTTGCAGATACTATAGAATTATATAGAAAAGGAAGTTTTTGGAAGGCATATAGCAGTATATCTAATTTGTATGTTAATTATCCTAATATAAATGAAATTGGCATCTATTATTCCTTGATAGTTGATAGTATTAATAGATATGATTTTTTTATAGACAGAGCACATGAGATTAGAAAGTTTTTTATAGATGATTATTATTCTATAACAAATACCACTATGCTAGAAAATAATGGTATTACTTTAATGCTCAATAATAATACTATGCTTTGTGCTCTTTATAGTATTTTCTTTGGAGAGTCATTATATTTATATGATGTATCCATTATTAATTTAGATAATCAATTAAAAGCTACAAATAAAGTAATATATAAATATGGTAAAATAACTGATTCATTTAATAATCCAGATATGAAAAATATTATTTTAAAAGCAAAATTTAATGATTTGAATAATACTTATGATAATAATAATTTAAATGAAAATATTATAAGTATTAATATATCTGATAGTGCTATAAAAAATATTAAAGATTATGCATTTAGAGTATTAGCTTATACAGGATTAAAAGATATTATAAGTTTAAAATCTGAGCTTCCTTCTTTTGGTTATTCTAACGATGTTATAATTGATATTTTATTTAAAAAGATTTTAACGCCAATTTATTATTTACTTTTATTTATAATAATAGCATATTTCTCATTTAGATATAATATTTATATTAAAAAAGATGTTTCCTTTGGTGTAGTTTCCAATTTAATAGGTATTATTGGTACTATATTATTTGTATTGCTTTATGTTATAGCGGTTGATTATATATCATCACATATATTAATGCTTTTAGGTATTAATGTGAGTATTATAATAATGTTAGTTTTTGCTGTGGTAATGATATTAGCTTTGCTGCTTCAGATGTCAAGAATAAATAAATATGTTAAATAA
- the rsmA gene encoding 16S rRNA (adenine(1518)-N(6)/adenine(1519)-N(6))-dimethyltransferase RsmA, with product MLNNVYSKSEITEYLKSKSIFPNKNRGQNFLCDRNIASNIANTVPKDILRGDYAIEIGGGLGSLSNVLVDIYKNNLTIVEYDNALYNHLKETYKDINIIHNDILKVDINDIDKKKNFDVYGNIPYNIASPIIEWLFCDCYNRWNYAVFMVQSDFANRLIAKEGSEDYSALTLFASFMSDIKLEYNVSKEVFYPIPKVTSSIISIKPKEVDLSMLNIFKSVSKTLFHNRRKTIKNNFLKSPYIDIDKYKIDEILEKANIDKEIRGESLSIEKVKELSLIIKDYI from the coding sequence ATGTTAAATAATGTATATTCAAAATCAGAAATTACTGAATATTTAAAGAGTAAGTCTATATTCCCAAATAAAAATAGAGGTCAAAATTTTTTATGCGACAGAAATATTGCTTCTAATATAGCAAACACTGTGCCAAAAGATATTTTGAGAGGTGATTATGCTATAGAGATAGGAGGGGGATTAGGCTCTTTAAGTAATGTGCTTGTTGATATATATAAAAATAATCTTACTATAGTTGAATATGATAATGCTTTGTATAATCATTTGAAAGAAACTTATAAAGATATAAATATTATTCATAATGATATACTAAAAGTTGATATTAACGATATAGATAAAAAGAAAAACTTTGATGTATACGGCAATATTCCATACAATATAGCAAGTCCTATAATAGAGTGGCTTTTTTGTGATTGCTATAATAGGTGGAATTATGCTGTTTTTATGGTGCAAAGTGATTTTGCAAATAGGTTAATTGCCAAAGAGGGCAGTGAAGATTATTCTGCTTTAACATTGTTTGCAAGTTTTATGTCTGATATTAAATTAGAGTACAATGTATCAAAAGAAGTTTTTTATCCAATACCCAAAGTAACATCATCTATTATAAGCATTAAGCCTAAAGAAGTTGATTTAAGTATGCTTAATATTTTTAAATCTGTTTCAAAGACATTGTTTCACAACAGAAGAAAAACTATAAAAAATAATTTCCTAAAATCTCCATACATTGATATTGATAAATATAAAATAGATGAAATATTAGAAAAGGCAAATATTGATAAAGAGATTAGAGGGGAGTCTTTGAGTATAGAAAAAGTAAAAGAACTTTCTCTAATAATAAAAGATTATATTTAA
- the pyk gene encoding pyruvate kinase: MRKTKIIATLGPRWSNEEMVKKIIENGANVCRLNFSFGSYDEHLERINIIRKVSDELGKPVAILADLQGPKIRIGKLKENITVKEGDIVKLSGHKETNDESIIPTTHENIAHDVKSGSLLLIADGTIQLIVESSDEASKLVVCKVITGGTILSSKGINLPGAHVTTEVLTEKDVSDALFAAKNGANYLGMSFVRRAEDVIRLRKILDDNNFQHVGIVSKIENTESLENLESIIKVSDGVMVARGDLGVEIPFGEVPVWQKKILKMANDMGKITIIATQMLESMTKSPVPSRAEASDVANAVLDGTDVVMMSAETASGDYPIESVKAMVSIVEAAEKSVNKTSHDNMTYLDSGVNDALADSASYLSYSLDNKAIIALSRSGRTVRNLSKKRPKTPIVFMSADSNLCNGLAICHNVYTIHMPEDLNFSAGINHGGEINILEDTLVEHKLAEHGDRIIVVSGSKWQGRWQENSVRIVVMH, translated from the coding sequence ATGAGAAAAACAAAAATAATAGCAACTTTAGGACCTAGATGGTCTAATGAAGAAATGGTAAAAAAGATAATAGAGAATGGCGCTAATGTATGCAGGCTTAATTTTTCATTTGGAAGCTATGATGAACATTTAGAGAGAATAAACATAATAAGAAAAGTTTCTGATGAGTTGGGTAAACCTGTAGCTATATTAGCAGATTTGCAGGGACCTAAAATAAGAATAGGTAAGCTAAAAGAGAATATCACTGTAAAAGAAGGCGACATTGTAAAATTAAGCGGACATAAAGAAACTAATGATGAAAGCATAATACCTACTACGCATGAAAACATTGCTCATGATGTAAAGAGCGGTTCATTGCTTTTGATAGCTGACGGTACTATACAGCTTATAGTGGAATCTAGTGATGAGGCTTCAAAACTTGTTGTATGTAAGGTTATAACTGGAGGTACTATATTAAGCAGTAAGGGTATTAATTTGCCTGGTGCTCATGTAACAACAGAAGTTTTAACAGAAAAAGATGTTAGTGATGCTTTATTTGCTGCTAAAAACGGTGCTAATTATTTGGGTATGAGTTTTGTAAGAAGAGCAGAAGATGTTATAAGACTTAGAAAGATATTAGATGATAATAATTTTCAGCATGTTGGAATTGTGTCAAAAATAGAAAATACAGAATCATTAGAAAATTTGGAAAGTATAATAAAAGTGTCTGATGGTGTAATGGTGGCAAGAGGAGACTTGGGAGTAGAGATACCATTTGGAGAGGTTCCTGTTTGGCAGAAGAAGATACTAAAAATGGCAAACGATATGGGTAAGATTACAATAATAGCTACCCAAATGCTTGAGAGTATGACAAAAAGCCCTGTTCCTTCAAGGGCAGAGGCTAGCGATGTTGCTAATGCTGTATTAGACGGTACTGATGTTGTGATGATGTCTGCTGAGACTGCTTCGGGAGATTATCCTATAGAGTCTGTTAAGGCTATGGTTTCTATAGTAGAGGCTGCTGAGAAATCTGTTAATAAAACTTCTCATGACAATATGACTTATTTAGACAGCGGAGTTAATGATGCTTTGGCTGATAGTGCTTCTTATTTATCATATAGTTTAGATAATAAGGCGATAATAGCTCTTTCAAGGTCTGGAAGAACAGTTAGAAATCTATCTAAAAAAAGACCAAAAACTCCTATAGTATTTATGTCTGCTGATAGTAATCTTTGTAATGGTCTTGCTATATGTCATAATGTTTATACTATACATATGCCTGAAGATTTGAATTTTAGTGCTGGTATTAACCATGGAGGCGAGATTAACATACTTGAAGATACTTTGGTAGAGCATAAATTAGCAGAACATGGCGACAGAATAATAGTAGTGAGCGGCAGCAAATGGCAGGGTAGGTGGCAAGAGAATAGCGTTCGTATAGTAGTTATGCACTAA
- the fabG gene encoding 3-oxoacyl-[acyl-carrier-protein] reductase has translation MDLNLKNKIALVTGGSRGIGKKIAEALANEGANVVVTATNINKAQEVADELKSKYNVETLALVHDVKSSESCKDVVAKTIEKFGSIDILVNNAGITRDMLVIQMDDSAWNDVIDTNLSGAFYTSREAAKSMLRARKGKIINISSVIGKMGNAGQVNYAAAKAGIIGITKSMAKEFAPRGICVNAIAPGFIQTDMTGVLAEDAVKKIMDITPLKKLGNAEDVANIVVFLASDLSNYITGEVIAVDGGMSM, from the coding sequence ATGGATTTAAATCTTAAAAATAAAATAGCTTTAGTAACAGGCGGAAGCAGAGGAATAGGAAAAAAAATAGCAGAGGCTTTGGCTAATGAAGGAGCTAATGTTGTTGTTACTGCTACAAATATTAATAAAGCTCAAGAAGTTGCTGATGAATTAAAATCAAAATACAATGTAGAGACACTTGCTTTAGTTCATGATGTAAAATCTAGCGAATCTTGTAAAGATGTTGTTGCTAAAACTATAGAGAAATTTGGTTCTATTGATATATTAGTTAATAATGCTGGTATTACTAGAGATATGCTAGTTATACAAATGGACGACAGTGCTTGGAACGATGTTATAGATACTAATTTATCTGGAGCATTTTACACTTCAAGAGAAGCTGCTAAAAGCATGTTAAGAGCAAGAAAGGGTAAGATAATTAATATATCAAGCGTTATAGGAAAAATGGGTAATGCTGGTCAGGTGAATTATGCTGCAGCTAAGGCTGGTATTATAGGTATTACTAAATCTATGGCGAAAGAGTTTGCTCCTCGAGGAATATGCGTTAATGCTATAGCACCTGGATTTATTCAAACAGATATGACTGGTGTACTTGCTGAAGATGCTGTAAAAAAGATAATGGATATTACACCTTTAAAAAAGTTAGGTAATGCTGAAGATGTTGCTAATATAGTTGTATTTCTTGCATCAGATTTGAGCAATTATATAACAGGGGAAGTTATAGCCGTTGACGGCGGAATGTCTATGTAA
- the acpP gene encoding acyl carrier protein: protein MALIDEIKDVVANQLNISDKSKITDTASFVDDLNADSLDLVELIMELEKRYDIKIPQEEQEKIKNVADAAKYIEEHKK from the coding sequence ATGGCATTAATCGATGAAATTAAGGATGTTGTTGCTAATCAATTAAACATTTCAGACAAAAGTAAAATCACAGATACAGCTTCTTTCGTAGATGATTTGAACGCTGATTCACTTGATTTAGTAGAACTTATTATGGAATTAGAAAAACGTTATGATATCAAAATTCCTCAAGAAGAACAAGAAAAAATTAAAAATGTAGCTGATGCTGCTAAATATATTGAAGAGCATAAGAAGTAA
- the fabF gene encoding beta-ketoacyl-ACP synthase II: protein MSERRVVITGLGIVSCLGNDVKTFWDNLLNGVSGIKPLSKYFDPEKEQLVTRIGGEVAALEGDYYSDKKMLRRLDPFITYGVYAAYHALKQAGIEPKTGFDPLRAGCVLGSGIGGITTLLNNHNVILADGPSRVSPFFVPMQIINMTPGLIAMEYGMNGPNYSTVTACASSNHSIGLGYKHIKDNEADIMIVGGSEATINPLTIAGFNNARALSTKNDEPTKASRPFDKGRDGFVIAEGAGILVLEEYEHAKKRNANILAEVSGYGFTCDANHITAPLEDGAMGARAMSLAIESAKISPDKIDYVNTHGTSTPVGDIAEIKAIKKALGEDHAKKIKVNSTKSMTGHALGAAGGIEAIATVMSIIDSKVHPTINVEEQDPECDLDVVANTAQDKKIEYAISNSFGFGGHNASIVFKRV, encoded by the coding sequence ATGAGCGAACGTAGAGTTGTTATTACGGGTCTTGGAATTGTAAGTTGTCTTGGAAATGATGTTAAAACTTTCTGGGATAATCTTCTTAATGGTGTTTCTGGAATCAAGCCTCTTAGCAAATATTTTGATCCAGAAAAAGAACAATTAGTTACTAGAATAGGCGGTGAAGTGGCTGCTTTAGAAGGTGATTATTATTCTGATAAGAAGATGCTAAGAAGACTTGACCCTTTTATAACTTATGGTGTATATGCTGCTTATCATGCTTTAAAACAGGCTGGTATAGAGCCTAAGACAGGTTTTGATCCTTTGAGAGCAGGCTGTGTTCTTGGCAGCGGTATAGGCGGTATCACTACTCTTTTAAATAATCATAATGTAATACTTGCTGACGGACCAAGCAGAGTTTCACCTTTCTTTGTTCCTATGCAAATTATTAATATGACACCTGGTTTAATAGCTATGGAATATGGCATGAATGGTCCTAATTATAGTACAGTTACTGCTTGTGCTTCTTCAAACCATTCTATAGGTTTAGGATACAAGCATATTAAAGATAATGAAGCTGATATTATGATAGTTGGCGGTTCTGAAGCTACTATCAATCCTCTTACTATAGCTGGATTTAATAATGCTAGAGCTTTATCTACTAAAAATGATGAACCTACTAAAGCTTCTAGACCTTTTGATAAGGGCAGAGACGGATTTGTTATAGCTGAGGGTGCTGGTATACTTGTACTTGAAGAGTATGAGCATGCTAAGAAAAGAAATGCTAATATACTTGCTGAAGTTTCTGGATATGGTTTTACTTGTGATGCTAATCACATTACTGCACCTTTAGAAGATGGTGCTATGGGTGCTAGAGCTATGTCTTTGGCTATAGAGTCTGCGAAAATTTCTCCAGACAAGATTGACTATGTTAATACTCATGGTACTTCTACTCCTGTTGGAGATATTGCTGAGATTAAGGCTATTAAAAAGGCATTAGGTGAAGACCATGCTAAAAAGATAAAAGTTAACTCTACTAAGTCTATGACAGGTCATGCTTTGGGTGCTGCTGGCGGAATAGAGGCTATTGCTACTGTAATGAGTATAATAGATTCTAAAGTTCACCCTACTATTAATGTTGAAGAGCAAGACCCTGAATGTGATTTAGATGTTGTTGCTAATACGGCTCAAGACAAAAAAATAGAATATGCTATAAGCAATTCTTTTGGTTTTGGTGGACATAATGCTTCTATAGTATTTAAAAGAGTATAA
- a CDS encoding peptidylprolyl isomerase: protein MEHLFIETDYGTIEIEFYPDKAPKHVEAIKKLANEGFYDGIRFHRVIPNFMIQGGDPTSKDPTKRHLHGTGGPGFNIEAEFNDVSHKRGICSMARSQHPDSAGSQFFICVADCPFLDGQYTVWGNVVNGMDVADKIVALQRDHNDNPIVNSTMNKVYIKEV from the coding sequence ATGGAACATTTATTTATAGAAACAGATTACGGCACTATAGAAATAGAATTCTATCCTGACAAAGCTCCTAAACATGTGGAAGCTATTAAAAAATTAGCAAATGAAGGCTTTTATGATGGAATTAGATTTCATAGAGTAATACCTAACTTTATGATACAAGGCGGAGACCCTACTAGTAAAGACCCTACTAAAAGGCATTTACATGGTACAGGAGGCCCTGGTTTTAATATAGAAGCTGAGTTTAATGATGTATCACACAAAAGAGGAATATGCTCTATGGCAAGAAGTCAGCATCCAGACAGTGCTGGTTCACAATTCTTTATTTGTGTAGCAGACTGCCCTTTCTTAGACGGACAATATACAGTTTGGGGCAATGTTGTTAATGGAATGGACGTTGCCGATAAGATAGTTGCTTTACAAAGAGACCACAATGACAACCCTATTGTAAACTCAACTATGAACAAAGTATATATCAAAGAAGTATAA
- a CDS encoding peptidylprolyl isomerase, whose protein sequence is MLKKTKIILLSFLAIITFTAVLLAQKPKTSKEHLFIETDYGTIEIAFYPDKAPKHVEAIKKLANEGFYNGTLFHRVIPGFMIQGGDPLSKQPNRALHGTGGPDFVIPAEFNDVSHKRGICSMARSQNINSAGSQFFICVADSPFLDGQYTVWGEVIKGMDTVDKIVNLKRDANDNPLTPAKMNKVYVK, encoded by the coding sequence ATGTTGAAAAAGACAAAAATCATTTTATTATCATTTTTAGCGATAATAACATTTACAGCAGTATTATTGGCACAGAAGCCAAAAACGTCTAAAGAGCATTTGTTTATAGAAACAGATTATGGTACTATAGAGATAGCTTTCTATCCTGACAAAGCTCCTAAACATGTGGAAGCTATTAAAAAATTAGCAAATGAGGGCTTTTATAACGGCACACTCTTTCACAGAGTAATACCTGGTTTTATGATACAAGGCGGCGACCCATTAAGCAAACAGCCTAACAGAGCTTTACATGGTACAGGCGGTCCTGACTTTGTAATACCTGCTGAGTTTAATGATGTTTCTCATAAAAGAGGAATATGCTCTATGGCTAGAAGTCAGAATATAAATAGTGCTGGTTCACAGTTCTTTATTTGTGTAGCTGATAGTCCTTTTTTAGATGGACAATATACTGTTTGGGGTGAGGTTATTAAGGGAATGGATACTGTAGACAAGATAGTTAATCTTAAAAGAGATGCTAATGATAACCCTCTTACTCCTGCTAAAATGAATAAAGTATATGTAAAATAA
- a CDS encoding LysM peptidoglycan-binding domain-containing protein, whose translation MKKVLLILFAACYLIYGQDTNITNENIKDSEDYQLAQRYRELAIEAHNAGDYTQSVEFSRQSKEYSDKVIAKFGVYGLVLNAQRYAERNLALLKGVGGDTNESSISLYEDSVMDYEAGNTIFNAATNDTDYSNSITKYTDSSLKSKLGYDLVSIGLRRDYLINEGAITNADSNDNKILNLRYNAVMFSKAKDYNNSISNANEAINILDMLEAPIAYAKAQEALNKAKEDGYNETKMTNYNQASTTLIFAKQALDGEDFSNSLFNSKLVIEMVNAMYNGADYNQETTIVETTGVLFPKYYKVQYRKVGTDSLWKIASYDFIYGDGNLWKKIYEANKDKIKDPNIIINGQILLIPSLKGETRDGTYDSNNEYGNIKDIK comes from the coding sequence ATGAAAAAAGTATTATTAATTCTTTTTGCAGCTTGTTATTTAATATATGGACAAGATACTAATATTACAAATGAAAATATAAAAGACAGTGAAGATTATCAATTAGCACAAAGATATAGAGAATTAGCTATAGAGGCTCATAATGCTGGTGATTATACTCAAAGCGTTGAGTTTTCTAGACAAAGTAAAGAGTATTCTGATAAAGTTATAGCTAAATTTGGAGTATATGGATTAGTTTTGAATGCTCAAAGATATGCTGAAAGAAACTTAGCTTTACTTAAAGGTGTTGGAGGAGATACTAATGAATCTTCTATATCTCTTTATGAAGACTCTGTTATGGACTATGAAGCTGGAAACACTATATTTAATGCTGCTACTAATGATACAGATTACAGCAACTCTATAACAAAATATACTGATTCTTCTTTAAAATCTAAATTAGGTTATGATTTGGTATCAATAGGTTTAAGAAGAGATTATCTTATTAATGAAGGTGCTATAACTAACGCTGACAGTAATGATAATAAAATATTAAATTTAAGATATAACGCTGTAATGTTCTCAAAAGCAAAAGACTATAATAACTCTATTTCAAATGCAAATGAAGCAATTAATATATTAGATATGCTTGAAGCTCCTATAGCTTATGCAAAAGCACAAGAAGCTCTAAATAAAGCTAAAGAAGATGGATATAATGAAACAAAAATGACTAATTATAATCAAGCATCAACTACATTAATATTTGCTAAACAAGCACTAGACGGTGAGGATTTTTCTAATTCATTATTTAATTCAAAACTTGTAATAGAAATGGTTAATGCTATGTATAATGGTGCTGATTATAATCAAGAAACTACTATAGTAGAAACAACAGGAGTATTATTCCCTAAATATTATAAAGTTCAATATAGAAAAGTTGGTACTGATTCATTATGGAAAATAGCTTCTTATGACTTTATATATGGTGATGGTAATTTATGGAAAAAAATATATGAAGCTAATAAAGATAAAATAAAAGACCCTAACATCATCATAAACGGACAAATATTATTAATACCTAGTCTTAAAGGTGAAACTAGAGATGGTACTTATGACTCTAATAATGAGTATGGTAATATAAAAGATATAAAATAA
- the rpsU gene encoding 30S ribosomal protein S21, with amino-acid sequence MVRIFANEGEPVESVIKRFRRACENEGILQELKEKQFYKKPSLEKKLQREKALKRMKRKIKKERRLGLL; translated from the coding sequence TTGGTACGTATTTTCGCTAATGAAGGTGAACCAGTTGAAAGCGTTATTAAAAGATTTAGAAGAGCTTGCGAAAACGAAGGTATTTTACAAGAATTAAAAGAAAAACAATTCTACAAAAAACCTTCTCTTGAGAAAAAACTTCAAAGAGAGAAAGCTCTTAAAAGAATGAAAAGAAAAATCAAAAAAGAACGCAGATTAGGTTTACTATAA
- the frr gene encoding ribosome recycling factor, with amino-acid sequence MSKESYKDRMEKAINSLQNDLKGIRTGRANASILDGVKVEAYGSSMPLKQVGNVSTPDAKTIMIQPFDKALVGDIEKAILKADLGFNPFNDGGNIRIMVPELTKERREELKKGVRHRGEEAKIAIRNIRRDENDIIKKDLKDKTITEDESKNLEKKIQNDTDSYIKKVDELITSKEKELDKI; translated from the coding sequence ATGTCAAAAGAATCCTATAAAGATAGAATGGAAAAGGCTATTAATAGTTTACAAAATGATTTGAAAGGTATTAGAACAGGAAGAGCAAATGCTTCTATATTAGATGGTGTAAAAGTTGAAGCTTACGGCAGCAGTATGCCGCTTAAACAAGTTGGCAACGTTTCTACTCCTGATGCTAAAACTATAATGATACAGCCTTTTGATAAAGCATTGGTAGGAGACATAGAAAAGGCTATATTAAAAGCTGATTTGGGTTTCAATCCTTTTAATGACGGCGGTAATATTAGAATTATGGTGCCTGAGCTTACTAAAGAAAGAAGAGAAGAATTAAAAAAAGGTGTAAGACATAGAGGCGAAGAAGCTAAAATTGCTATACGTAATATAAGAAGAGATGAAAACGATATTATAAAAAAAGATTTAAAAGATAAAACTATTACTGAAGATGAATCTAAAAATCTTGAGAAAAAAATACAAAATGATACAGATAGTTATATCAAAAAAGTTGATGAGTTAATTACTTCAAAAGAAAAAGAATTAGATAAAATATAA
- a CDS encoding isoprenyl transferase, protein MMTEKDNKVPSHVAIIMDGNGRWAKARNKSRSFGHRAGSENVINIVEACCELNIKYLTLYAFSTENWKRPEEEKKALFKLLKEFYKKEIKRLISNNILVKHIGDISKFPKDTIETIEETEKETLEKCKNPILTVVLALNYGFRDELKTAIKNMYADVLSNKINIEDIDENSIGNYLYTKDIPDPDFVIRTSGEHRLSNFLMYQASYSELYFTDILWPDFSKDNFKKAIEEYSNRNRRYGGL, encoded by the coding sequence ATGATGACAGAAAAGGATAATAAAGTTCCTTCACATGTTGCTATAATTATGGACGGTAACGGCAGATGGGCTAAAGCTAGAAACAAGTCTAGAAGTTTTGGACATAGGGCTGGAAGTGAAAATGTTATTAATATAGTAGAAGCATGCTGTGAACTTAATATTAAATATCTAACATTATATGCTTTTTCTACAGAGAATTGGAAAAGACCTGAAGAAGAAAAAAAGGCTTTATTTAAGCTTCTAAAAGAGTTTTACAAAAAAGAAATTAAAAGACTTATTTCAAATAATATTTTGGTAAAGCATATAGGAGATATATCTAAATTTCCAAAAGATACTATAGAAACTATAGAAGAAACAGAAAAAGAAACTCTAGAGAAATGCAAAAATCCAATACTTACAGTGGTGTTGGCATTAAATTATGGTTTTAGAGATGAGCTTAAAACTGCTATAAAAAATATGTATGCTGATGTATTATCAAATAAGATTAATATAGAAGATATTGATGAGAACTCTATAGGAAATTATTTATATACAAAAGATATACCAGACCCAGATTTTGTAATAAGAACTTCTGGGGAACATAGATTAAGTAATTTTTTAATGTATCAAGCATCATACAGTGAATTATATTTTACTGATATATTATGGCCAGATTTTTCTAAAGATAATTTCAAAAAAGCTATAGAAGAATATTCAAACAGAAACAGAAGATACGGAGGCTTATAA